A genomic region of Entelurus aequoreus isolate RoL-2023_Sb linkage group LG19, RoL_Eaeq_v1.1, whole genome shotgun sequence contains the following coding sequences:
- the kng1 gene encoding kininogen-1, whose translation MRTGLGMWVLGLLGLSLVLGQDTVDLQSGVHIFCDDPSVEKAVSSALQEFNERLNTGYKFALYQILTASKSENGSDNVYALQFTSRRSDCVARSPKPWTDCNYLPHERNNPLSCNATVRVTEADTDTEYVHCQLDDYILSVRAPCLGCPMPIDENAEDLKVPLSVSIVKYNSISNSTHLFNLNNVESATRQVVAGFRFKLRFDMRKTTCAKAEHNDLSDLCVHDDEEIEFINCNSTVDVAPWRFEAPQVHIKCEKGGLFNQAGPFSRRLPAGWTPFRDATMVLPPPSVASGKEESSEEDATASPTGGAADAENDNPFHCPSKPWKKFHPVQFVAPAMAATPAPPTNRPLLDEDLLA comes from the exons ATGAGGACTGGGTTAGGTATGTGGGTgttgggcctgctgggtctaaGTCTTGTTCTTGGCCAG GACACAGTGGACCTCCAGTCCGGCGTTCACATCTTTTGCGATGACCCTTCTGTTGAGAAGGCCGTGAGCAGCGCTCTGCAAGAGTTCAATGAAAGGTTGAACACTGGATACAAGTTTGCCCTCTATCAGATACTAACAGCCAGCAAG TCGGAGAATGGTTCCGACAACGTCTACGCGCTGCAGTTCACCAGCAGGAGGAGTGACTGTGTGGCAAGAAGTCCCAAACCTTGGACAGACTGCAACTATTTGCCACATGAACGCAAC AATCCCCTCTCATGCAACGCTACAGTCCGCGTGACAGAGGCCGACACAGATACTGAGTATGTGCACTGCCAGTTAG ATGACTACATCCTCTCAGTGAGAGCTCCTTGTCTGGGATGCCCGATGCCAATCGATGAGAACGCAGAGGACCTTAAGGTTCCTCTGTCCGTCTCCATCGTCAAGTACAACTCCATCTCCAACTCTACACACCTGTTCAATCTTAACAATGTGGAAAGCGCCACCAGACAG GTGGTGGCGGGTTTCAGATTCAAACTGAGATTCGATATGAGGAAGACCACCTGTGCAAAGGCGGAACACAACGATCTCAGTGACCTGTGTGTGCATGACGACGAAGAAATT GAGTTCATCAACTGTAATTCCACAGTGGACGTAGCACCGTGGAGATTCGAAGCCCCACAAGTTCACATAAAATGTGAGAAAGGTGGCCTGTTTAATCAG GCTGGGCCGTTCAGCAGGCGCCTTCCCGCTGGCTGGACTCCGTTTAGGGATGCCACGATGGTCCTACCTCCCCCCTCGGTGGCATCGGGCAAGGAGGAATCATCTGAAGAGGACGCGACAGCTTCTCCCACTGGCGGAGCCGCCGACGCTGAGAATGACAACCCCTTCCACTGTCCATCCAAGCCCTGGAAAAAGTTCCACCCGGTCCAGTTTGTAGCTCCCGCCATGGCGGCCACACCAGCACCTCCCACAAACAGGCCTCTCCTCGATGAAGACTTGTTGGCATGA